A single genomic interval of Bradyrhizobium sp. sBnM-33 harbors:
- a CDS encoding tetratricopeptide repeat protein: MRRSSSHAGSIARFLTSAAVTAVLAAGLGGCKTMSDITGSLDSSSTKAQAAPEDPRRAAEVYGERYRANPKDAEAALGYGQALRATGQRAQAAAVLEQATIAHPGNKTLLAAYGRALADNGNSQAAFDVLSRAHTPANPDWRILSVQGTTLDKMGKHEEARRYYASALKIVPEEPSVLSNFGLSYMLTRELPQAEETLRRAYSNPRADGRVRQNLALVVGLQGRFAEAETIAKGDLPADEAAANVAYLREMLSRKDKDHSRPPGNKATVPVAALNRPD, encoded by the coding sequence ATGCGTCGATCGTCCAGCCACGCCGGGTCTATCGCCCGGTTCCTGACCTCAGCCGCGGTAACCGCGGTTTTGGCCGCGGGCCTCGGCGGCTGCAAGACCATGTCCGATATCACGGGATCACTGGATTCGTCCTCAACCAAGGCCCAAGCCGCCCCCGAAGATCCGCGCCGCGCGGCCGAGGTCTATGGCGAGCGCTACCGCGCCAATCCCAAGGATGCCGAGGCGGCGTTGGGATATGGCCAGGCGCTCCGCGCCACCGGCCAGCGAGCGCAGGCCGCTGCCGTGCTCGAACAGGCCACCATCGCCCATCCCGGCAACAAGACGCTGCTCGCTGCTTACGGCCGCGCGCTCGCCGACAACGGCAATTCGCAGGCTGCCTTCGACGTGCTCAGCCGCGCCCATACGCCCGCCAATCCCGACTGGCGCATTCTCTCGGTGCAGGGCACCACGCTCGACAAGATGGGCAAGCACGAAGAGGCCCGCCGCTATTACGCGAGTGCGCTGAAGATCGTGCCGGAAGAGCCGTCGGTGCTGTCCAATTTCGGCCTCTCCTACATGCTGACGCGGGAGCTGCCGCAAGCCGAGGAAACGCTGCGGCGCGCCTATTCCAATCCGCGTGCCGACGGAAGGGTGCGGCAGAACCTCGCGCTCGTCGTCGGCTTGCAGGGCCGTTTCGCCGAAGCCGAGACCATCGCCAAGGGCGATCTGCCCGCCGACGAGGCGGCTGCCAACGTGGCTTACTTGCGGGAAATGCTGAGCCGCAAGGACAAGGACCATTCGCGTCCTCCCGGCAACAAAGCGACCGTCCCGGTCGCCGCCCTCAACCGGCCGGACTGA
- a CDS encoding type II secretion system F family protein: MIDFLITKMHDARFMTMLLAAIAASATAYTLIMPLFAGEGLAKRMKAVANERERLRQRERDRLNKSEKVSLRQTPKQLVSKVVEDLNLTKWLAQEAARDKLIMAGYRGHAPYVTFLFARAVTPVVLFLGAALYVFVITNMDKSLTVKLGICIGAAYLGLQAPMLFLKNAISKRQLSIKRAFPDALDLLLICIESGMSVEVAFRKVSTEIASQSIALSEEFALTTAELSYLQDRKVAYENLAKRTGLEGVKSVCLALMQSERYGTPLGQSLRVMAQENRDMRMTEAEKKAAALPPKLTVPMILFFLPCLFIVILGPTYIKIQALP; encoded by the coding sequence ATGATTGATTTTCTGATCACCAAGATGCACGACGCGCGGTTCATGACAATGCTGCTTGCCGCCATCGCGGCGAGTGCGACCGCCTATACGCTGATCATGCCGCTGTTTGCCGGCGAAGGCCTCGCCAAGCGCATGAAGGCGGTCGCCAACGAGCGCGAACGGCTCCGCCAGCGCGAGCGCGACCGCCTCAACAAATCGGAAAAGGTGTCGCTGCGCCAGACTCCGAAGCAACTCGTTTCCAAGGTTGTGGAAGACCTGAACCTGACCAAATGGCTGGCGCAGGAGGCCGCGCGTGACAAGCTGATCATGGCCGGCTACCGCGGCCACGCGCCGTACGTCACTTTCCTGTTTGCCCGCGCGGTGACGCCGGTCGTGCTGTTTCTCGGCGCGGCCCTCTACGTATTCGTGATCACCAACATGGACAAGTCGTTGACGGTCAAGCTCGGCATCTGCATCGGCGCCGCCTATCTCGGGCTGCAGGCGCCGATGCTGTTCTTGAAGAACGCCATCAGCAAGCGCCAACTCTCCATCAAGCGCGCCTTTCCCGATGCGCTCGACCTCCTGCTGATCTGCATCGAATCCGGCATGTCGGTCGAAGTCGCCTTCCGCAAGGTCTCCACCGAGATCGCCTCGCAATCGATCGCGCTGTCGGAGGAGTTCGCGCTGACGACGGCGGAATTGTCCTACCTGCAGGATCGTAAGGTGGCATACGAGAACCTCGCCAAGCGCACCGGCCTCGAGGGCGTGAAATCGGTCTGCCTGGCGCTGATGCAGTCGGAACGCTACGGCACCCCGCTCGGCCAGAGCCTGCGCGTGATGGCGCAGGAAAACCGCGACATGCGAATGACCGAAGCCGAGAAGAAGGCGGCGGCGCTGCCGCCGAAATTGACCGTGCCGATGATCCTGTTCTTCCTGCCCTGCCTGTTCATCGTCATTCTCGGACCGACCTACATCAAGATCCAGGCGTTGCCGTGA
- a CDS encoding type II secretion system F family protein — MTMQTLALAFLAATAIGGLAWVFIYPSLSGERKAESRRASIARSDAPARQAEKSQRSRREQVEGSLKELDARRKKDKSVPLSTRLTQAGLGSWTPQKFWIASGILAAAGFVLAFIAGGSLLGAAVMAFGAGLGLPRWLLSYLKKRREKAFLKALPDAVDVIVRGIKAGLPLFESIKVVAADAPEPLKSEFNAIIETQTIGMPLGEACVRLYERMPVPEANFFGIVIAIQQKSGGNLSEALGNLSKVLRDRKKMAEKIQAMSTEAKASAGIIGSLPPAVMIMVWISTPDYISLLWTTHLGQFMLLCCVGWMTIGILVMKKMINFDF, encoded by the coding sequence ATGACAATGCAGACACTCGCACTGGCCTTCCTCGCCGCTACCGCCATCGGCGGCCTGGCTTGGGTATTCATCTATCCGTCGCTGTCGGGCGAGAGGAAGGCCGAATCGCGCCGCGCCTCGATCGCCCGTTCCGATGCGCCGGCGCGCCAGGCCGAGAAAAGCCAGCGCTCGCGCCGCGAGCAGGTCGAGGGATCGCTCAAGGAACTCGACGCACGGCGCAAGAAGGACAAGTCCGTTCCGCTCTCGACCCGCCTCACCCAGGCCGGCTTGGGATCCTGGACGCCTCAGAAATTCTGGATTGCTTCCGGCATCCTCGCCGCAGCGGGCTTCGTGCTAGCATTCATCGCTGGCGGCTCGCTGTTGGGCGCCGCCGTGATGGCGTTTGGTGCAGGCCTCGGCTTGCCGCGCTGGCTCTTGAGCTATCTCAAGAAGCGGCGCGAGAAGGCGTTTCTGAAAGCGCTTCCCGATGCCGTCGACGTCATCGTGCGCGGCATCAAGGCCGGTCTGCCGCTGTTCGAATCGATCAAGGTGGTCGCAGCCGATGCGCCGGAACCGCTCAAGAGCGAGTTCAACGCCATCATCGAAACCCAGACTATCGGCATGCCGCTCGGCGAGGCCTGCGTACGGCTGTACGAGCGGATGCCGGTACCGGAGGCGAACTTCTTCGGCATCGTGATCGCGATCCAGCAGAAGTCCGGCGGCAACCTGTCGGAAGCGCTCGGCAACCTCTCCAAGGTGCTGCGCGACCGCAAGAAGATGGCGGAGAAAATTCAGGCGATGTCGACGGAAGCCAAGGCCTCCGCGGGCATCATCGGCTCGTTGCCGCCGGCCGTGATGATAATGGTATGGATCTCGACGCCCGACTACATCTCGCTGCTTTGGACCACCCATCTCGGCCAGTTCATGCTGCTATGCTGCGTCGGCTGGATGACGATCGGCATCCTGGTGATGAAGAAAATGATCAATTTCGACTTCTGA
- a CDS encoding CpaF family protein, whose product MFGKRSGNDSDTRVLKPAIQAPEPASSAVAVPREIAAPTVASPPLAPAKQQPAATMEARRSDNYYQVKATIFGALIEAIDLAQLAKLDGESAREEIRDIVNEIIAIKNIVMSIAEQEELLDDICNDVLGYGPLEPLLSRDDIADIMVNGAGTVFIEVAGKIQKTGIRFRDNQQLLNICQRIVSQVGRRVDESSPICDARLADGSRVNAIVPPLAIDGPALTIRKFKKDKLTLEQLVKFGAISPEGAQILQIIGRVRCNVLISGGTGSGKTTLLNCLTQFIEEDERVITCEDAAELQLQQPHVVRLETRPPNIEGEGQVTMRELVRNCLRMRPERIIVGEVRGPEAFDLLQAMNTGHDGSMGTLHANNPREALSRCESMITMGGFSLPSRTIREMICASIDVIVQAARLRDGSRRITHITEVMGMEGETIITQDLFLYDIVGEDANGKIIGRHRSTGIGRPRFWERARYYGEEKRLAAALDAAEVSDKA is encoded by the coding sequence GTGTTCGGTAAGCGTAGCGGAAATGATAGTGATACGCGGGTACTCAAGCCCGCCATTCAGGCGCCGGAGCCGGCCTCCAGCGCCGTAGCCGTGCCGCGCGAGATCGCGGCGCCGACGGTGGCTTCGCCGCCGCTCGCCCCCGCAAAGCAGCAGCCCGCGGCTACCATGGAGGCGCGGCGCTCCGACAACTATTACCAGGTCAAGGCGACCATCTTCGGCGCGCTGATCGAGGCGATCGACCTTGCCCAACTCGCCAAGCTCGACGGCGAGTCCGCGCGCGAGGAAATCCGCGACATCGTCAATGAAATCATCGCGATCAAGAACATCGTGATGTCGATCGCCGAGCAGGAAGAGCTGCTCGACGACATCTGCAACGACGTGCTCGGCTACGGCCCGCTCGAGCCGCTATTGTCGCGCGACGACATCGCCGACATCATGGTCAACGGCGCCGGCACGGTGTTCATCGAAGTCGCCGGCAAGATACAGAAAACCGGCATCCGCTTCCGCGACAACCAGCAGCTCCTCAACATCTGCCAGCGCATCGTCAGCCAGGTCGGCCGGCGCGTCGACGAATCCTCGCCGATCTGCGACGCCCGCCTCGCCGACGGCTCCCGCGTCAACGCCATCGTTCCGCCGCTGGCGATCGACGGGCCCGCGCTCACCATTCGTAAGTTCAAGAAGGACAAGCTGACGCTCGAGCAGTTGGTCAAGTTCGGCGCGATTTCGCCGGAGGGCGCGCAGATCCTGCAGATCATCGGCCGCGTCCGCTGCAACGTGCTGATCTCGGGCGGCACCGGCTCCGGCAAGACCACGCTGTTGAACTGCTTGACCCAGTTCATCGAGGAGGACGAGCGCGTCATCACTTGCGAAGACGCCGCCGAACTTCAGTTGCAGCAGCCGCACGTGGTACGGCTGGAAACCCGCCCGCCCAATATCGAGGGCGAAGGCCAGGTCACGATGCGCGAACTGGTCCGCAACTGCCTGCGTATGCGCCCCGAGCGCATTATCGTCGGCGAAGTCCGCGGACCCGAAGCGTTCGACCTGTTGCAGGCCATGAACACCGGCCATGACGGCTCGATGGGAACGCTGCACGCCAACAACCCGCGCGAAGCCCTGTCGCGCTGCGAATCGATGATCACGATGGGCGGCTTCTCGCTGCCTTCGCGCACCATCCGCGAGATGATCTGCGCCTCGATCGATGTCATCGTGCAAGCCGCGCGCCTGCGCGACGGCTCGCGCCGCATCACCCACATCACCGAGGTGATGGGTATGGAAGGCGAAACCATCATCACCCAGGACCTGTTCCTGTACGACATTGTCGGCGAAGACGCGAACGGCAAGATCATCGGGCGGCACCGCTCGACCGGTATCGGCCGGCCGCGGTTCTGGGAACGCGCGCGATATTACGGCGAGGAGAAGCGGCTTGCCGCCGCGCTCGATGCCGCCGAAGTCTCCGACAAGGCTTGA
- a CDS encoding CpaE family protein — MITYSRQNAASQPDITAPSTEDHIAPAPRVSVQAFCETVETAAAVQSAGEDRRLGKAHLKIQMGGMAAAIEAYRSAPTPNVIILETEGRNDILAGLDQLATVCDAGTRVIVIGRVNDVMLYRELVRRGVSDYVIAPVSAIDVVRSVCNLFSSPEAKAVGRIIAVVGAKGGVGASTVAHNVAWAIARDLALDSVVADLDLAFGTAGLDYNQDPPQGIADAVFSPDRVDTAFLDRLLSKCTDHLSLLAAPATLDRVYDFGAEAFDSIFDTLRTTMPCIVLDVPHQWSGWTKRALIAADDILIVAAPDLANLRNTKNIFDHLKASRPNDRAPLYCLNQVGIPKRPEIPAAEFAKAIENHPIATIPFEPQIFGSAANNGQMIAEISATHRTTEMFLQIAQRLTGRGETKKPKSSLLSPLIEKLRAKK, encoded by the coding sequence ATGATCACTTACTCGCGCCAGAATGCAGCATCGCAGCCGGACATCACGGCGCCGTCGACCGAGGACCACATCGCGCCGGCGCCGCGGGTGTCGGTGCAGGCGTTCTGCGAGACGGTGGAAACCGCGGCCGCCGTGCAGTCGGCGGGCGAAGACCGCCGCCTCGGCAAGGCTCATCTCAAGATCCAGATGGGCGGCATGGCCGCGGCCATCGAGGCCTACCGCTCGGCCCCGACCCCGAACGTCATCATCCTGGAGACCGAGGGCCGCAACGACATTCTCGCCGGCCTGGACCAGCTCGCCACCGTCTGCGACGCCGGAACCCGCGTGATCGTGATCGGGCGCGTCAATGACGTCATGCTCTATCGCGAACTGGTTCGCCGTGGCGTCAGCGATTACGTCATCGCCCCGGTCAGCGCGATCGACGTCGTGCGCTCGGTCTGCAACCTGTTCTCCTCACCGGAAGCCAAGGCGGTCGGCCGCATCATTGCCGTCGTCGGCGCCAAGGGCGGTGTCGGCGCGTCGACCGTCGCCCACAACGTCGCTTGGGCGATCGCGCGCGATCTGGCGCTGGATTCCGTCGTCGCCGATCTCGACCTCGCTTTCGGCACCGCCGGTCTCGACTACAACCAGGACCCGCCGCAGGGCATTGCCGATGCTGTGTTCTCGCCTGACCGGGTCGATACCGCGTTCCTCGATCGCCTGCTGTCGAAATGCACCGACCATCTCAGCCTGCTGGCGGCGCCGGCCACGCTCGACCGGGTCTACGATTTCGGCGCAGAAGCCTTCGATTCGATCTTCGATACGCTTCGCACCACGATGCCCTGCATCGTGCTCGACGTTCCCCATCAATGGTCGGGATGGACCAAGCGCGCTTTGATCGCGGCCGACGACATCCTGATCGTCGCCGCGCCCGATCTCGCCAACTTGCGCAACACCAAGAATATCTTCGACCACCTCAAGGCATCGCGGCCGAACGATCGTGCGCCGCTCTACTGCCTCAATCAGGTCGGCATCCCGAAGCGGCCGGAGATCCCCGCCGCCGAGTTCGCCAAGGCGATCGAAAACCACCCGATCGCCACGATTCCATTCGAGCCGCAAATCTTCGGCTCGGCCGCCAACAACGGCCAGATGATCGCGGAGATCTCCGCAACTCATCGCACCACTGAGATGTTCCTGCAGATTGCGCAACGGCTCACCGGCCGCGGCGAGACCAAGAAGCCGAAGAGTTCGTTGCTATCGCCTTTGATCGAGAAGTTGCGGGCCAAGAAGTAG
- a CDS encoding CpaD family pilus assembly protein — translation MTPQSTSARPADRKRALRLTAALIGVSVALGACKHTVVDPVTTAGVPDDYRLRHPIAIQEADRSIVVFVGRGRGGLSASQRADVMGLAQDWLREGTGVISVDVPVNTPNARAAEDSLREIRAAFAAAGVPPRAINVRQYHPEDPRHMAALRLNYPKISAVAGPCGLWPEDLGPSIHNKGYFDNKQYYNFGCSNQRNLAAMVDNPSDLAQPRPETPAYAPRRGTAFEKYRKGTSTATTYPESDKAKLSDTGK, via the coding sequence ATGACACCACAGAGCACATCCGCAAGACCCGCCGATCGCAAGCGCGCGCTGCGCCTGACCGCAGCGCTGATCGGTGTTTCCGTGGCGCTCGGCGCCTGCAAACATACCGTCGTCGATCCCGTGACGACGGCCGGTGTGCCCGACGATTACCGCCTGCGCCATCCGATCGCGATCCAGGAAGCCGACCGCTCGATCGTCGTTTTCGTCGGTCGCGGACGCGGCGGCTTGTCCGCCTCTCAGCGCGCCGACGTCATGGGCCTGGCCCAAGACTGGCTTCGCGAAGGCACCGGCGTCATCAGCGTCGACGTGCCCGTCAATACACCGAACGCGCGGGCGGCCGAGGATTCATTGCGCGAGATCCGGGCGGCATTTGCCGCTGCGGGCGTGCCGCCGCGCGCGATCAATGTCCGTCAGTATCATCCCGAAGATCCCCGGCACATGGCCGCGCTCCGCCTCAACTATCCGAAGATCTCGGCGGTGGCCGGCCCCTGCGGGCTGTGGCCGGAGGACCTTGGACCGTCGATCCACAACAAGGGCTATTTCGACAACAAGCAGTATTACAATTTCGGCTGCTCCAACCAGCGCAATCTGGCGGCGATGGTCGACAACCCGTCCGACCTCGCACAGCCGCGTCCCGAAACCCCAGCCTATGCGCCGCGCCGTGGCACAGCCTTCGAAAAGTATCGCAAGGGTACGTCCACCGCGACCACCTATCCCGAGAGCGACAAGGCCAAACTCAGCGATACCGGCAAATGA
- a CDS encoding type II and III secretion system protein family protein, whose translation MKCREIQPMMRTFIVRALSFSAVAALTLNPALTPVLASDYRVAPMSADGQMNARFVSLGIGKSIVIDLPREIKDVLVADPKIANAVVRSTQRAYIIGAAVGQTNIVFFDSTGAQIAAYDIAVKRDLNGVRAALKQSLPNSDIQIEGVGDGVLLSGSAANPVEAQQAAEIAARLVGGAEKVVNSIAIRGRDQVMLKVTLAEVQRSIIKQMGIDLSANLTYGTSVVRFANNNPFTANNAPLVAGNGLQAAFGATPSVQATLRAMESAGVVRTLAEPNLTAISGESATFISGGEFPIPTGVTCQTTATGGIGQCVQTVSFKKFGISLNFTPVVLTEGRISLRVMTEVSEVSTENSLTGGQNGTTIPSIKTRRAETTLEIPSGGAMAMAGLIQDQTKQAINGFPGLAQLPVLGTLFRSRDFVNNQTELMVLVTPYVVRAVAQKDLSRPDDGFASASDPQADLLGSINRIYGVPGRVEKARNYRGTYGFITD comes from the coding sequence ATGAAGTGCAGGGAAATTCAGCCGATGATGCGAACGTTCATCGTCCGCGCCCTGTCGTTTTCGGCTGTGGCTGCTCTCACGCTCAATCCGGCGCTGACGCCGGTGCTGGCGAGCGACTATCGCGTCGCGCCGATGTCCGCCGACGGACAGATGAACGCGCGCTTCGTTTCGCTCGGGATTGGCAAATCCATCGTGATCGACCTGCCGCGCGAGATCAAGGACGTGCTGGTTGCCGATCCGAAGATCGCGAACGCCGTGGTGCGTTCGACCCAGCGTGCCTATATCATCGGCGCCGCGGTCGGCCAGACCAATATCGTTTTCTTCGATTCCACCGGCGCGCAGATCGCGGCCTACGACATCGCGGTCAAGCGCGACCTCAACGGCGTGCGCGCCGCGCTGAAGCAGTCGTTGCCGAATTCGGACATCCAGATCGAAGGCGTCGGTGACGGCGTGCTATTGAGCGGCAGCGCGGCGAACCCGGTCGAGGCGCAACAGGCCGCCGAGATCGCCGCCCGCCTGGTGGGCGGCGCCGAAAAAGTCGTCAATTCGATCGCAATTCGCGGCCGTGACCAGGTGATGTTGAAGGTCACGCTCGCTGAAGTCCAGCGCTCGATCATCAAGCAGATGGGCATCGATCTCAGCGCCAACCTGACCTACGGCACATCCGTTGTCAGGTTCGCCAACAACAACCCGTTCACCGCGAACAATGCGCCGCTCGTCGCCGGCAATGGCCTTCAAGCGGCTTTCGGCGCGACGCCATCCGTGCAGGCGACGCTGCGCGCGATGGAAAGCGCCGGCGTGGTGCGGACCCTTGCCGAGCCCAACCTCACCGCCATTTCCGGCGAGTCCGCAACCTTTATCTCCGGCGGCGAATTTCCGATTCCGACCGGCGTGACCTGCCAAACAACGGCGACCGGTGGCATCGGACAATGCGTCCAGACCGTCAGCTTCAAGAAATTCGGCATCTCGCTCAACTTTACGCCGGTTGTGCTGACGGAGGGACGGATCAGCCTTCGGGTAATGACCGAAGTGTCGGAAGTCTCGACCGAAAACTCTCTGACTGGCGGCCAGAATGGAACGACCATTCCCTCGATCAAGACCCGCCGCGCCGAGACGACGCTGGAAATTCCGTCCGGCGGCGCGATGGCGATGGCCGGCCTGATCCAGGACCAGACCAAGCAGGCCATCAACGGCTTTCCGGGCCTGGCGCAACTGCCGGTTCTCGGCACGCTGTTCCGCAGCCGCGACTTCGTCAACAACCAGACCGAACTGATGGTTCTGGTCACGCCCTATGTGGTGCGCGCGGTGGCGCAGAAGGACCTGTCGCGCCCCGATGACGGCTTTGCCAGCGCCTCGGACCCGCAGGCGGACCTGCTCGGCAGCATCAATCGCATCTACGGCGTTCCAGGCCGCGTCGAGAAGGCTCGGAATTATCGCGGCACCTACGGCTTTATTACGGACTGA
- the cpaB gene encoding Flp pilus assembly protein CpaB produces MNTARIVVLAIAIGAGGIAAYLASGSDDKSAPAQPVVQMQTVDILVAKSDIGLGQSVKPDDLQWQTWPAATASSNFISRASKADAVKEITGSIARAPFIAGEPIREQKLVKADGSGFMAAILPAGYRAISTEISPETGAGGFILPNDRVDVILTKREKNPDEKGPDISSSEIILINVRVLAIDQAPKEKEGASSLVGRTVTLELKPEQAETLARSRQSGSLTLALRSIADINAVEKPDEQLNKRGEALNVIRYGVASQQTMQK; encoded by the coding sequence ATGAATACCGCACGCATTGTGGTCCTGGCCATCGCGATCGGCGCCGGCGGCATTGCCGCATATCTCGCCAGCGGGTCCGACGACAAGTCTGCCCCGGCGCAGCCGGTCGTACAGATGCAGACCGTCGATATTCTCGTCGCGAAGTCGGATATCGGCCTCGGCCAGTCGGTCAAGCCGGACGATCTGCAATGGCAGACCTGGCCGGCCGCGACCGCCAGCAGCAATTTCATCAGCCGCGCCAGCAAGGCCGACGCCGTCAAGGAGATCACCGGCTCGATCGCCCGCGCGCCGTTCATCGCGGGCGAGCCGATTCGCGAGCAGAAGCTGGTGAAGGCCGACGGCTCCGGTTTCATGGCGGCGATCCTGCCGGCGGGCTACCGGGCCATTTCCACTGAAATTTCGCCGGAAACCGGCGCCGGCGGCTTCATCCTGCCGAACGACCGCGTCGACGTGATTCTTACCAAGCGCGAGAAAAATCCGGACGAGAAGGGTCCGGATATCTCCAGTTCGGAGATCATTCTCATCAATGTTCGCGTTCTCGCGATCGACCAGGCGCCGAAGGAAAAAGAAGGCGCCAGCTCGCTGGTCGGCAGGACGGTCACCCTCGAGCTGAAGCCCGAGCAGGCCGAAACGCTGGCGCGGTCGCGCCAGAGCGGCTCGCTGACGCTGGCGCTGCGCAGCATTGCCGATATCAACGCAGTCGAAAAGCCGGACGAACAACTCAACAAGCGCGGCGAAGCCCTCAACGTCATTCGTTACGGCGTTGCCAGCCAGCAGACGATGCAGAAGTGA
- a CDS encoding prepilin peptidase, with translation MILDTARLLLFPALMAFAAASDLFTMTISNRVSLALIAGFVALAVFGGMGLHDMLLHFGAGAAVLVVAFACFAMGWVGGGDAKVAASVALWFGFDHLLNYLVYVSLLGGALTVLLIQFRQWPLPSLLTGQAWLNRLHDKQSGIPYGIALALGALIVYPETEWIKAVDLTHLAMR, from the coding sequence ATGATCCTCGATACCGCCCGCCTCCTGCTGTTTCCGGCCCTCATGGCGTTCGCAGCCGCGAGCGACCTTTTCACCATGACGATCTCGAACCGGGTGTCGCTGGCCCTGATCGCGGGATTCGTTGCGCTTGCGGTGTTCGGCGGCATGGGTCTGCACGACATGCTCCTGCATTTCGGCGCCGGCGCCGCCGTTCTCGTCGTAGCCTTTGCCTGCTTCGCGATGGGATGGGTCGGCGGCGGCGACGCCAAGGTCGCAGCCAGCGTGGCGCTCTGGTTCGGCTTCGACCACCTCCTCAATTATCTGGTCTACGTCTCGCTGCTCGGCGGCGCGCTGACGGTCCTGCTGATTCAGTTCCGGCAATGGCCGCTACCTTCCCTGCTCACGGGACAAGCCTGGCTGAACCGGCTGCACGACAAGCAGAGCGGAATCCCCTATGGCATCGCGCTCGCGCTCGGCGCGCTGATCGTCTATCCGGAAACCGAATGGATCAAGGCGGTTGACCTCACTCACCTCGCGATGCGCTGA
- a CDS encoding Flp family type IVb pilin codes for MKNLVSRFVKDESGATAIEYGLIAAGIAIAIITAVNGLGTKLSTNFVTISTSLK; via the coding sequence ATGAAGAATCTCGTTTCGCGTTTCGTGAAGGATGAGTCCGGCGCCACCGCCATCGAGTACGGTCTGATTGCCGCCGGCATCGCGATCGCGATCATCACCGCCGTCAACGGCCTCGGCACCAAGCTGTCGACCAACTTCGTTACGATCTCGACCTCGCTGAAGTAA
- a CDS encoding sterol desaturase family protein, with the protein MSGLPMEVIEVVGQTIAKVVPVTIALALVFTVLSHFWACNPGKPWWRKRELITDICYWFLVPVFARIFRIGLLVLGAAVIFNIHEVDELIAFYDNGHGPLSQLPLWVQALLFLVASDFMLYWLHRMFHGGGFWKYHAIHHSSEDLEWISAARFHPVNLFIGTILVDVILLMAGISPNIMLWVGPFTTFHSAFVHANLNWTLGPLKYVLATPVFHRWHHTSLEEGGNTNFAGTFPLWDILFGTFRMPENRLPETYGVDDQQIPAEIGGQLAYPFRQ; encoded by the coding sequence ATGTCCGGTTTGCCAATGGAAGTCATCGAGGTAGTGGGCCAGACGATAGCGAAGGTCGTTCCTGTCACGATCGCGCTCGCCCTTGTGTTCACGGTACTCTCGCATTTCTGGGCCTGCAATCCGGGCAAACCCTGGTGGCGCAAGCGCGAGCTCATCACCGACATCTGCTATTGGTTTCTCGTGCCGGTGTTCGCGCGCATCTTCCGCATCGGACTATTGGTGCTCGGCGCCGCGGTCATCTTCAACATTCATGAGGTCGACGAACTGATTGCATTCTACGACAATGGCCATGGACCGCTGTCGCAGCTTCCGCTCTGGGTGCAGGCGCTGTTATTCCTCGTTGCATCCGACTTCATGCTGTACTGGCTGCACCGCATGTTTCACGGCGGCGGGTTCTGGAAGTATCATGCCATCCATCATTCCTCTGAGGATCTCGAGTGGATCTCGGCAGCGCGATTTCACCCCGTCAACCTGTTCATCGGAACGATCCTGGTCGACGTCATCCTGCTGATGGCGGGGATCTCTCCCAACATCATGCTGTGGGTCGGGCCGTTCACGACGTTCCATTCCGCCTTCGTTCACGCTAACCTGAACTGGACGCTCGGACCATTGAAGTATGTGCTTGCCACGCCGGTCTTCCATCGCTGGCATCACACCTCGCTCGAGGAGGGCGGCAATACCAATTTCGCGGGCACCTTCCCGCTCTGGGACATTCTGTTCGGAACGTTCCGCATGCCGGAGAACCGGCTGCCGGAAACTTACGGCGTGGACGATCAGCAGATCCCTGCCGAGATCGGCGGGCAATTGGCCTATCCATTCCGTCAATAA